From the Streptococcus oralis ATCC 35037 genome, one window contains:
- a CDS encoding SIALI-17 repeat-containing surface protein, producing the protein MDKRKVILTSLASAAVLGASVLVSQPSVVKADEGKAEEQAVAPAQPQAGTEGESGAQTEKGSENASPANPGATNPAKMTKEELMKALDELEEQAISDIKDKEAIEDKEDAAEAVKEYIGKMYISDTLESGELSLDNIIAELPEGAEDKAVVTGPEVQTNKKLSTEEKALLDQAEKDAKEQVSQATDALVQALESLENAVIEDIKKDASITDKEAAIKEAKEEIGKEDLLKAIADEDLEIGDVIVDWPADTSEHKTVAEPVSEFTDEDQAKLDEADKEAQVDAAKVRSDLIATLEKIEKSTIDDINKDATITDKEAAIKAAKEVIGKDGILKAIEEGDIEASDLLDDFLAEDSDQVTPAEATSQEDFSSQDQAKLAAADKEAAEEAKKEEEAKQAAEAKAHSELLTALEGIEKSTIDDINKDASITDKEAAIKAAKEVIGKDGILKAIEEGDIEASDLLDDFLAEDSDQVTPAEAKTQSQLSSQDQATLAAADKEAAEEAKKEEEAKQAAEAKAHSELLTALEGIEQSTIDDINKDATITDKEAAIKAAKEVIGKDAILKAIEEGDVEASDLLADFLAEDSDQVTPAEAKTQSQLSSQDQAKLTAADKEAAEEAAKVRSDLIATLEKIEKSTIDDINKDATITDKEAAIKAAKEVIGKDGILKAIEEGDIEASDLLDDFLAEDSDQVTPAEAMSQEDFSSQDQAKLAAADKEAAEENSNAKKLELSKLEEQVAKIKAQLSSLQVSGDKNSQVKDLQQALVDYEDAIKTLSSVMSAVLEIEDFKGGVNAVEAATAELPEYNKGANAVEAAVNELPAYAESGAPVVANVPAYGESGAPIVNNTPPYAESGAPAVANVPAYGESGTPIVNNTPPYAESGAPVVANVPAYGESGTPIVNNALPYGESGAPAVANVPAYGESGAPALANVPVYGESGAPAVATIPAYAEKIEPAVNEVPEYTGSVAPLATNPTLGTEQDRTYKAPAATDEQLLPNTGSKDASAVASLGFVGLLLGLLPFAKRKFNK; encoded by the coding sequence ATGGACAAGAGGAAAGTTATTTTAACAAGTTTAGCAAGTGCAGCTGTATTGGGTGCTAGTGTACTCGTTTCACAGCCTTCAGTAGTTAAGGCAGATGAAGGGAAAGCAGAAGAGCAGGCAGTTGCTCCTGCACAACCACAAGCTGGAACAGAAGGGGAGAGCGGTGCTCAAACTGAAAAGGGATCAGAAAACGCTAGTCCAGCTAATCCTGGTGCGACAAATCCAGCTAAAATGACCAAAGAAGAGTTGATGAAGGCTTTGGATGAACTTGAGGAACAGGCTATTAGTGATATTAAGGATAAGGAAGCGATTGAGGACAAAGAGGATGCAGCTGAAGCTGTGAAGGAATATATCGGTAAGATGTATATTTCAGATACTCTTGAGTCTGGAGAGCTTAGCTTAGATAATATCATCGCTGAATTGCCAGAAGGTGCAGAAGATAAGGCTGTGGTAACAGGTCCTGAAGTTCAAACTAATAAAAAATTATCTACTGAGGAGAAGGCTCTACTAGACCAGGCTGAAAAAGATGCCAAAGAACAAGTGTCTCAAGCGACGGATGCTCTGGTTCAAGCCCTAGAATCTCTTGAAAATGCTGTAATTGAAGATATTAAAAAAGATGCTTCAATAACCGATAAAGAAGCGGCTATCAAAGAAGCCAAAGAAGAGATTGGTAAAGAAGATCTTTTGAAGGCTATCGCAGATGAGGATTTGGAGATTGGTGATGTTATTGTAGACTGGCCAGCAGATACGAGCGAGCACAAAACAGTAGCTGAACCTGTATCAGAATTCACAGATGAAGACCAAGCTAAGTTAGATGAAGCTGATAAAGAGGCTCAGGTTGATGCAGCAAAAGTTCGCTCAGATCTAATCGCTACCCTAGAAAAAATTGAAAAATCAACCATCGACGACATCAACAAGGATGCCACTATCACTGATAAGGAAGCAGCCATCAAGGCGGCTAAAGAAGTGATTGGCAAGGACGGCATCTTGAAAGCCATCGAAGAAGGTGACATCGAAGCGTCAGATTTGTTAGACGATTTCTTAGCAGAAGACAGTGATCAGGTGACACCGGCCGAAGCGACGAGCCAAGAAGATTTCTCAAGTCAAGACCAAGCAAAACTGGCTGCAGCGGACAAGGAAGCAGCGGAAGAAGCTAAGAAAGAAGAAGAGGCTAAACAAGCTGCAGAAGCAAAGGCTCACAGCGAATTGTTGACTGCTCTTGAAGGTATCGAAAAATCAACCATCGACGACATCAACAAAGATGCTTCTATTACTGATAAGGAAGCGGCGATTAAGGCAGCTAAAGAAGTGATTGGCAAGGACGGCATCTTGAAAGCCATCGAAGAAGGTGACATCGAAGCGTCCGACTTGTTAGATGATTTCTTGGCAGAAGACAGTGATCAGGTGACACCGGCCGAAGCAAAAACTCAATCTCAACTTTCTAGCCAAGACCAAGCTACACTCGCTGCAGCGGACAAGGAAGCGGCTGAGGAAGCCAAGAAAGAGGAAGAAGCTAAGCAAGCTGCAGAAGCAAAGGCTCACAGCGAATTGTTGACTGCCCTTGAAGGTATCGAACAATCAACCATCGACGACATCAACAAGGATGCCACTATCACTGATAAGGAAGCGGCGATTAAGGCAGCTAAAGAAGTGATTGGCAAGGATGCTATCTTGAAAGCTATCGAAGAAGGCGACGTCGAAGCGTCCGACTTGTTGGCAGATTTTTTGGCAGAGGACAGCGATCAAGTAACACCAGCCGAAGCAAAAACTCAATCTCAACTTTCAAGCCAAGACCAAGCCAAGCTAACTGCAGCTGACAAGGAAGCGGCGGAAGAAGCAGCAAAAGTTCGCTCAGATCTAATCGCTACCCTAGAAAAAATTGAAAAATCAACCATCGACGACATCAACAAGGATGCCACTATCACTGATAAGGAAGCAGCCATCAAGGCGGCTAAAGAAGTGATTGGCAAGGACGGCATCTTGAAAGCCATCGAAGAAGGTGACATCGAAGCGTCAGATTTGTTAGACGATTTCTTAGCAGAAGACAGTGATCAGGTGACACCGGCCGAAGCGATGAGCCAAGAAGATTTCTCAAGCCAAGATCAAGCTAAACTGGCTGCAGCAGATAAGGAAGCAGCGGAAGAAAATAGTAATGCAAAAAAACTTGAGCTAAGTAAATTAGAAGAGCAAGTTGCTAAGATTAAAGCGCAGTTATCAAGTTTACAAGTTTCTGGTGACAAGAATAGTCAAGTAAAAGACTTGCAACAAGCTTTAGTAGACTATGAGGATGCTATTAAGACTCTAAGTAGTGTCATGTCAGCTGTTCTTGAAATTGAAGACTTTAAAGGTGGGGTGAACGCAGTAGAAGCTGCAACTGCAGAGTTGCCAGAATACAACAAAGGTGCAAATGCGGTAGAAGCTGCTGTAAATGAACTCCCAGCCTATGCAGAAAGTGGCGCTCCAGTCGTAGCGAACGTTCCAGCTTACGGAGAAAGCGGTGCCCCAATAGTAAACAACACTCCGCCTTATGCAGAAAGTGGCGCTCCAGCCGTAGCGAATGTTCCAGCTTACGGAGAAAGCGGTACACCAATAGTAAACAACACTCCGCCTTATGCAGAAAGTGGCGCTCCAGTCGTAGCGAATGTTCCAGCTTATGGAGAAAGCGGAACACCAATAGTAAACAATGCTCTGCCTTATGGAGAAAGTGGCGCTCCAGCCGTAGCGAATGTTCCAGCTTATGGAGAAAGTGGTGCCCCAGCCCTAGCAAATGTTCCAGTTTATGGAGAAAGTGGTGCTCCGGCAGTGGCTACTATTCCAGCCTATGCTGAAAAGATTGAGCCTGCAGTAAATGAAGTTCCGGAATACACTGGCAGTGTAGCTCCTTTGGCTACAAACCCTACTCTTGGAACTGAACAAGATCGTACCTATAAAGCGCCTGCAGCAACGGATGAGCAACTCCTTCCAAATACAGGAAGTAAAGATGCTTCAGCAGTCGCATCACTAGGATTTGTTGGTCTCCTTCTTGGTTTGCTACCATTTGCAAAGAGAAAATTTAATAAATAA
- a CDS encoding CHAP domain-containing protein has product MTFFKSGVKKSRCTQLSVGLATLFVTSTFLFGGESVQADSVARGDDYPLHYKNGSVEIDQWRMYSRQCTSFAAFRLSSVNGFEIPPAYGNANEWGHRARREGYRVDTKPEVGAIAWSTEGYYGHVAWVSNVSGDTIEIEEYNYGVREKYNRRKVKASSMTGFIHFKDLSTSHSAGENARSSELPSSGTIVFTGKSPIMDHPSSTGPVIDYYYAGESVSYDQVIEKDGYKWLGYLSYSGSRRYVQYAELINTEKGWKKEGGSWYYRENGKLATGWKKVNGNWYHLKENGVMSTGWIKDGSHWYYLKASGEMQMGWLKDKGTWYYLEESGRMKASQWFQVSGKHYYVDASGALAVNTIIDGYRLNSDGARIGSVS; this is encoded by the coding sequence ATGACGTTTTTTAAATCAGGAGTTAAGAAGAGTAGATGTACTCAGTTGAGTGTAGGGCTGGCTACTTTGTTTGTTACAAGTACCTTTTTGTTTGGTGGGGAATCGGTTCAAGCCGACAGTGTAGCGCGTGGAGATGACTATCCACTTCACTACAAAAATGGTAGTGTTGAAATCGATCAGTGGCGGATGTATTCTCGCCAGTGTACCTCTTTTGCGGCCTTTCGTTTGAGTAGTGTAAATGGCTTTGAGATTCCTCCTGCCTATGGAAATGCGAATGAATGGGGACATCGTGCAAGGCGAGAAGGCTATCGTGTGGATACTAAGCCAGAAGTTGGGGCTATTGCTTGGTCGACAGAAGGTTATTATGGGCACGTGGCCTGGGTATCAAATGTGTCGGGGGATACGATTGAAATCGAAGAGTATAACTATGGGGTTCGAGAAAAGTATAACCGTCGAAAAGTCAAGGCTAGTTCTATGACAGGTTTTATTCATTTCAAGGATTTATCTACTAGCCATAGTGCGGGTGAGAATGCTCGTAGCTCAGAGCTTCCGTCTAGTGGGACAATAGTATTCACGGGGAAATCACCTATTATGGACCACCCATCAAGCACAGGACCGGTTATTGACTACTATTATGCTGGTGAGAGTGTGAGTTATGACCAGGTTATTGAAAAGGATGGTTATAAGTGGCTCGGTTATTTGTCTTATAGCGGTTCTAGAAGATATGTGCAGTATGCAGAGCTAATCAATACAGAGAAAGGCTGGAAAAAAGAAGGAGGGAGTTGGTATTACCGAGAGAATGGTAAGCTAGCGACAGGATGGAAAAAAGTCAATGGCAATTGGTATCATTTAAAAGAAAATGGGGTCATGTCAACTGGCTGGATTAAGGATGGCTCTCACTGGTATTACCTGAAGGCTTCGGGTGAGATGCAGATGGGATGGCTTAAAGACAAGGGAACTTGGTATTACTTAGAGGAATCTGGTCGGATGAAAGCTAGTCAATGGTTCCAAGTCTCGGGCAAACACTACTATGTCGATGCTTCGGGAGCCTTAGCTGTTAATACGATTATTGATGGCTATAGACTCAACAGTGATGGGGCAAGAATAGGAAGTGTCTCTTAA
- a CDS encoding Veg family protein — MSDAFTDVAKMKKIKEEIKAHEGQVVEMTLENGRKRQKNRLGKLIEVYPSLFIVEFGDVEGDKQANVYVESFTYSDILTEKNLIRYLD, encoded by the coding sequence ATGTCAGATGCATTTACAGATGTAGCCAAGATGAAAAAAATCAAAGAAGAGATCAAGGCGCATGAGGGACAAGTCGTTGAAATGACTTTGGAAAATGGCCGTAAGCGCCAAAAAAATAGATTGGGTAAGCTAATTGAGGTTTATCCATCTCTATTTATCGTTGAATTTGGGGATGTTGAAGGAGACAAACAAGCCAATGTCTACGTTGAATCCTTCACCTACTCAGATATCTTGACAGAAAAGAACTTGATTCGCTATCTAGACTAA
- the dnaB gene encoding replicative DNA helicase yields the protein MAEVEELRVQPQDILAEQSVLGAIFIDESKLVFVREYIDSRDFFKYAHRLIFQAMVDLSDRGEAIDATTVRTILDSQGDLQNIGGLSYLVEIVNSVPTSANAEYYAKIVAEKAMLRRLISKLTESVNQAYEASKPADEIIAQAEKGLIDVSENVNRSGFKNIRDILNINFGNLEVRSQQTTDITGIATGYRDLDHMTTGLHEEELIILAARPAVGKTAFALNIAQNIGTKLDKTVAIFSLEMGAESLVDRMLAAEGLVESHSIRTGQLTDEEWQKYTIAQGNLANASIYIDDTPGIRITEIRSRSRKLAQETGNLGLILIDYLQLITGTGRENRQQEVSEISRQLKILAKELKVPVIALSQLSRGVEQRQDKRPVLSDIRESGSIEQDADIVAFLYRDDYYDRAGEEEEGIPNNKVEVIIEKNRSGARGTVELIFQKEYNKFSSISKREA from the coding sequence ATGGCAGAAGTAGAGGAACTGCGAGTTCAACCTCAGGATATTTTAGCAGAACAATCTGTTCTGGGGGCTATTTTTATAGATGAGAGTAAGCTCGTTTTTGTCCGAGAATACATTGATTCTCGCGACTTCTTTAAGTATGCTCATCGGTTGATTTTCCAAGCGATGGTAGACTTGTCGGATCGTGGAGAAGCGATTGATGCGACAACAGTTCGGACGATTTTGGATAGCCAAGGGGATCTGCAAAATATTGGTGGATTGTCCTATCTTGTTGAAATTGTCAACTCAGTACCAACTTCAGCTAATGCGGAGTATTATGCTAAAATTGTTGCTGAAAAGGCTATGCTACGTCGCTTGATTTCCAAGTTGACAGAGTCTGTCAACCAAGCCTATGAGGCTTCTAAGCCTGCAGATGAAATCATCGCTCAGGCTGAAAAGGGACTCATTGATGTTAGCGAAAACGTCAATCGTAGTGGGTTCAAGAACATCCGTGATATTCTAAATATCAACTTTGGGAATCTAGAAGTTCGGTCACAACAAACAACGGATATCACAGGTATTGCTACAGGCTATCGTGATTTGGACCATATGACGACAGGTCTCCATGAGGAGGAACTAATTATCCTAGCGGCTCGTCCAGCGGTTGGTAAGACGGCCTTTGCTTTGAACATTGCTCAGAACATTGGGACTAAGTTGGACAAGACGGTTGCCATCTTTTCACTGGAAATGGGTGCAGAAAGTCTAGTAGACCGTATGTTGGCAGCAGAAGGTTTGGTGGAGTCCCATTCTATCCGTACAGGTCAATTGACTGATGAGGAGTGGCAAAAGTATACCATTGCTCAAGGGAACCTAGCTAACGCGAGTATCTATATCGATGATACGCCAGGGATTCGAATCACGGAAATTCGTTCGCGTTCACGCAAACTAGCTCAAGAAACGGGCAATCTAGGATTGATTTTGATCGACTACCTACAGCTTATTACAGGGACTGGTCGTGAGAACCGCCAACAAGAAGTCTCTGAAATTTCTCGTCAGTTAAAAATTCTAGCTAAAGAGCTAAAGGTTCCAGTCATTGCTCTTAGTCAGTTATCTCGTGGAGTGGAACAGCGTCAGGATAAGAGACCAGTCTTGTCTGATATTCGTGAATCGGGTTCTATCGAGCAGGATGCGGATATCGTAGCTTTTCTATACCGTGACGACTACTATGATCGTGCAGGTGAAGAAGAGGAAGGAATTCCAAATAACAAGGTTGAGGTTATCATCGAGAAAAACCGTAGTGGAGCTCGTGGAACGGTGGAATTGATTTTCCAAAAAGAATACAATAAATTTTCAAGTATCTCAAAGAGGGAGGCATAA
- the rplI gene encoding 50S ribosomal protein L9 encodes MKVIFLADVKGKGKKGEIKEVPTGYAQNFLIKKNLAKEATAQAVGELRGKQKSEEKAHAEMIAEAKAIKAKLEAEETVVEFVEKVGPDGRTFGSITNKKIAEELQKQFGIKIDKRNIQVQAPIRAVGLIDVPVKIYQDVTSVINLRVKEG; translated from the coding sequence ATGAAAGTAATCTTTTTAGCAGATGTTAAAGGAAAAGGGAAGAAAGGCGAAATTAAGGAAGTACCAACTGGCTACGCTCAAAACTTCCTGATTAAAAAGAATCTGGCCAAGGAAGCAACTGCTCAAGCAGTGGGTGAGTTGCGTGGAAAACAAAAATCAGAAGAAAAGGCTCATGCTGAAATGATTGCTGAAGCAAAAGCCATCAAGGCTAAGCTTGAAGCAGAAGAAACTGTTGTAGAGTTTGTTGAAAAGGTTGGGCCAGATGGTCGTACATTTGGGTCCATCACCAACAAGAAGATTGCAGAAGAATTGCAAAAGCAATTTGGTATCAAGATTGACAAACGCAATATTCAAGTGCAAGCACCAATTCGAGCAGTAGGTTTGATTGATGTACCAGTGAAAATCTATCAAGATGTTACAAGTGTCATCAATCTTCGTGTAAAAGAAGGTTAA
- a CDS encoding DHH family phosphoesterase — MKKNNLIPFSAVLLGLATFGILTLLIIFSHNLAVTITVLFLFVLLYLLLFVWQKKQYEKSEIEQIQYVNHQAENSLSTLLDQMPVGVLKLDLSSGEVEWFNPYAELILTTEEGEIDVELIQTIIKASVGNPGSYATLGETRYAVHMDKASGVLYFFDVSGEYEATVELVTSRPVIGVISVDNYDDLEDATSDSDISHINSFVANFVSEFASKYAMFSRRVGMDRFYVFTDYTVLEELMNDKFSVIDTFREESKQRQLALTLSMGFSYGDGNHEEIGKIALLNLNLAEVRGGDQVVVKENNETKNPVYFGGGTAASIKRTRTRTRAMMTAISDKIRSVDQVFVVGHKNLDMDALGSAVGMQLFASNIIENSYAVYDADHMPADIERAIQFLKKEDVTKLLSLTDAMKLVTNRSLLILVDHSKTALTLSKDFYDLFTQTIVIDHHRRDQDFPENAVITYIESGASSASELVTELIQFQNSKKNRLSRMQASVLMAGMMLDTKNFTSRVTSRTFDVASYLRTRGSDSIAIQEIAATDFEEYREVNELILQGRKLGSDILIARAKDSMSYDTVVISKAADAMLAMSGIEASFVLAKNTQGFISISTRSRSKINVQRIMEELGGGGHFNLAAAQIENMSLTEAGEKLTQLILEEVKEKEKEE, encoded by the coding sequence TGCTTTTATTTGTATGGCAAAAAAAACAGTATGAAAAGAGCGAAATTGAACAAATCCAATATGTAAATCACCAAGCCGAAAATAGCTTGAGTACTTTGCTTGATCAAATGCCGGTGGGAGTCCTGAAATTAGACTTGTCAAGTGGAGAAGTAGAATGGTTTAATCCATATGCTGAGCTGATTTTGACGACTGAAGAAGGGGAAATTGATGTTGAGTTAATTCAAACCATCATCAAGGCTTCTGTTGGGAATCCAGGTTCGTATGCTACCTTGGGCGAAACACGATATGCTGTCCATATGGACAAGGCTTCAGGCGTTTTGTATTTCTTTGATGTTTCTGGGGAGTACGAAGCAACTGTCGAATTGGTAACTAGCCGTCCAGTCATTGGAGTCATCTCGGTAGATAACTATGATGATTTGGAGGATGCGACATCTGACTCCGATATCAGTCATATAAATAGTTTTGTAGCCAATTTTGTTTCAGAATTTGCTAGTAAGTATGCTATGTTCTCTCGCCGTGTGGGGATGGATCGTTTTTATGTATTCACAGATTACACGGTACTAGAGGAATTGATGAATGATAAATTCTCTGTTATTGATACTTTCCGAGAAGAATCAAAACAGAGGCAACTAGCTCTAACCTTAAGTATGGGATTTTCTTATGGTGATGGAAACCATGAAGAGATAGGGAAAATTGCCTTGCTCAACTTGAACTTAGCAGAAGTTCGCGGTGGTGACCAGGTGGTGGTCAAGGAAAATAACGAAACCAAGAATCCTGTCTACTTTGGTGGAGGAACTGCTGCATCTATCAAACGTACTCGTACACGTACCAGAGCCATGATGACAGCCATTTCTGATAAGATTCGAAGTGTTGACCAAGTTTTTGTAGTCGGTCATAAAAATCTAGATATGGATGCTTTGGGATCTGCTGTTGGTATGCAGTTGTTTGCAAGTAATATTATTGAGAACAGTTATGCTGTCTATGATGCAGACCATATGCCAGCAGATATCGAACGTGCTATTCAGTTCTTGAAGAAGGAAGATGTCACGAAACTTTTATCTCTTACAGATGCGATGAAGTTAGTTACAAACCGTTCATTATTGATTCTGGTGGATCATTCCAAGACGGCTTTGACTTTGTCAAAAGATTTTTATGATTTGTTCACTCAAACTATTGTTATTGACCATCATAGACGTGATCAGGATTTCCCTGAGAATGCAGTCATCACCTATATTGAAAGTGGGGCAAGTAGTGCCAGTGAGTTGGTCACAGAATTGATTCAGTTCCAAAATTCTAAGAAAAATCGTTTGAGTCGTATGCAGGCCAGTGTTTTGATGGCTGGTATGATGCTGGATACCAAGAATTTCACATCTCGCGTGACGAGCCGAACCTTTGATGTGGCTAGCTATCTGAGAACACGGGGAAGTGACAGTATTGCTATCCAGGAGATTGCTGCGACAGATTTTGAAGAGTACCGTGAGGTAAATGAACTCATTTTACAAGGTCGTAAGTTAGGTTCAGATATCTTGATTGCCCGAGCTAAGGACTCAATGTCTTATGACACAGTTGTTATCAGTAAGGCTGCCGATGCTATGCTGGCTATGTCAGGTATTGAAGCCAGCTTCGTTCTAGCAAAAAATACACAAGGATTTATCTCTATCTCGACTCGAAGTCGTAGTAAAATCAATGTGCAACGCATTATGGAAGAGTTGGGTGGCGGTGGTCACTTTAATCTAGCTGCCGCGCAAATCGAGAATATGAGTCTAACAGAAGCAGGAGAAAAATTGACTCAACTAATCTTGGAAGAAGTAAAGGAAAAGGAGAAAGAAGAATGA